In Robbsia sp. KACC 23696, a single window of DNA contains:
- a CDS encoding RraA family protein, with the protein MQASAKASTSIVRDFERVSAERVSEASQFQAAILADVAGRRGTLHGRVKPLAPTMKIAGPALTVEVRPGDNLAIHAALAIAKPGDVIVVDGKGDLSAALIGEIMSTQAEATGIAGFVIDGAVRDAHELANGRFPVFSAGLNPAGPTKSVAGRVNLPISAGGTTIYPGDLVVGDVDGVVIIPRADVDPILAAAHKKVDAETKRVAAIKAGDTRAPWLEKSLRAVGMLEEGEAL; encoded by the coding sequence ATGCAGGCATCAGCGAAGGCATCGACATCGATCGTGCGCGATTTCGAGCGGGTTTCCGCCGAGCGGGTCTCCGAGGCATCGCAGTTTCAAGCGGCGATCCTGGCCGACGTCGCGGGACGCCGTGGTACCTTGCACGGCCGCGTCAAGCCGCTCGCGCCGACCATGAAGATCGCCGGGCCGGCCTTGACGGTCGAAGTGCGTCCGGGCGACAACCTTGCCATCCACGCCGCGCTGGCCATTGCAAAGCCCGGTGACGTGATCGTGGTGGACGGCAAAGGCGATCTTTCCGCAGCGTTGATCGGTGAGATCATGTCCACACAAGCCGAAGCCACCGGCATCGCCGGCTTCGTGATCGATGGCGCGGTGCGCGATGCACATGAACTGGCCAACGGCCGCTTTCCGGTGTTCTCGGCCGGACTGAATCCTGCGGGTCCGACAAAGAGCGTGGCCGGGCGCGTCAACCTGCCGATCTCGGCAGGCGGCACAACCATCTACCCGGGCGACCTGGTGGTCGGCGACGTCGATGGCGTGGTCATCATCCCGCGTGCGGACGTCGACCCGATCCTGGCCGCCGCCCATAAGAAGGTCGATGCGGAAACGAAGCGCGTCGCCGCGATCAAGGCCGGTGACACGCGTGCCCCTTGGCTTGAGAAGTCGCTCCGCGCGGTGGGCATGCTCGAGGAAGGCGAGGCGCTGTGA
- a CDS encoding helix-turn-helix domain-containing protein — MGNDGVAAVEKALGLLDCFKPGAETLSLSELAQASGIHKTTVYRLMNSLERMNYVVRSDAGMYALGSRLLFLGKLYEQSFHLSTVIQPMLEALAAAAKESASWYVIDKEQRLCLFRAEPSEGLRETRLPGTSLPLDGTAISQVLVQWGLQRDATLASPTLPMFTSGARDRHTAAFATPVFGEGNAFMGALALSGPASRLEVAHLSGELNGIQLKAASELSRKLGASAAFCSRLYPMGSLA; from the coding sequence ATGGGGAACGACGGCGTAGCGGCGGTGGAGAAAGCGCTCGGGCTACTGGATTGCTTCAAGCCCGGCGCCGAGACACTGTCCTTAAGCGAACTCGCACAGGCGTCGGGCATTCACAAGACGACGGTCTACCGCCTGATGAATTCGTTGGAGCGCATGAATTATGTCGTGCGCTCCGATGCAGGGATGTATGCGCTGGGATCGCGTCTGCTCTTTCTCGGAAAGCTCTACGAGCAGTCGTTCCACCTGTCGACGGTAATCCAGCCGATGCTCGAGGCGCTCGCTGCGGCGGCGAAGGAAAGTGCGTCGTGGTACGTCATCGACAAGGAGCAGCGACTTTGCCTGTTTCGGGCCGAACCATCCGAGGGATTACGCGAGACGCGCCTGCCGGGCACGTCGTTGCCGCTCGACGGCACCGCGATCAGTCAGGTGCTGGTGCAATGGGGATTGCAGCGCGACGCCACGCTGGCCTCGCCGACGCTGCCGATGTTCACCTCGGGCGCACGTGATCGCCATACGGCAGCGTTTGCCACGCCGGTCTTCGGCGAAGGCAATGCCTTCATGGGCGCGCTGGCCCTGTCCGGTCCGGCATCGCGCCTGGAAGTTGCCCACCTTTCCGGCGAGTTGAACGGCATCCAGTTGAAGGCCGCGTCGGAATTGTCGCGCAAGCTCGGCGCGAGCGCCGCGTTCTGCTCGCGCTTGTATCCGATGGGATCACTAGCCTAG
- a CDS encoding DUF6600 domain-containing protein produces the protein MTTSFHRIRAIAIAASTFLALVPLSSEAQQVPSPTSPAASLGDPPSRVARLNYFTGTVTLEPAGLTDWSYAVLNRPLTTGDQLWADANARAELHAGSTALRLDHQTALDIVNLNDTITQLKVTQGTLSAHIRAQAPGQSFEIDTPNVAFVATTPGLFRIDVAADGSSTTVTLRAGSATLYGDGGSFQMRAGQQIQFVGTGLQQQAGGAVPGLDAFDQWVASRDHAEDASVSARYVSREIPGYEDLDANGTWHRDPSYGEVWVPTVAVSAGWAPYHQGHWAWIAPWGWTWVDDAPWGFAPFHYGRWAYISHAWAWVPGPIVAQPPVYAPALVAFVGGGNGGPRWGVDLAIGATVGAGIAWFALGPHEAWHPAYHYSPAYYNRINNVNITNVHNTTIVNNITNIHNTYINQSAPGAITAVPTNTFLRGQPVAQAARPFNAQMLAHAQIGAGAPAIAPVQQSFAGAMRPANVGAPAALAQRQVVATRSPVVPAAFHDTLAQRFAASDGKVPGAGDPVVRTTAPAAFAARTPGAAAAPTGYRVVDRTQVHPVSMQGASGHSVEVPAGHSAEPPQLPGRGPATRSVPNPVAPRPQIAEQPHPIQAPENGVPHPREAVERGQPVQHVVAAPHAEQRHRQVEPHTQARGEAPNDEKAVEKPYPEKTAEPRAEPHAEQPTHPHPEVQHARPQPREAEQHKPAKEHGEEEHRR, from the coding sequence ATGACGACGTCTTTTCACCGCATCCGCGCAATCGCCATCGCGGCGTCCACTTTTCTTGCTTTGGTTCCGCTTTCCAGCGAGGCACAACAGGTCCCGTCGCCGACATCGCCTGCGGCATCGCTGGGTGATCCACCTTCCCGCGTCGCTCGACTGAACTACTTTACGGGGACGGTGACGCTAGAACCGGCGGGCTTGACCGACTGGTCATATGCAGTGTTGAATCGACCACTCACTACCGGCGATCAGTTGTGGGCCGATGCCAACGCACGAGCGGAATTGCATGCGGGTTCGACGGCATTGCGACTGGATCATCAAACCGCGCTCGACATCGTCAATCTAAACGACACGATTACGCAGTTGAAAGTGACACAAGGCACGCTGTCTGCCCATATACGGGCGCAAGCGCCCGGTCAGAGCTTCGAGATCGACACGCCGAACGTCGCATTCGTCGCGACCACTCCAGGCCTGTTCCGCATCGATGTCGCGGCCGATGGCAGTTCGACCACGGTTACGCTACGCGCAGGCTCTGCCACGCTGTATGGCGATGGCGGCTCGTTCCAGATGCGCGCTGGCCAGCAAATTCAGTTTGTCGGTACCGGTCTGCAGCAACAAGCAGGCGGCGCGGTGCCAGGACTCGATGCGTTCGACCAATGGGTAGCCAGTCGCGATCATGCTGAAGACGCCTCTGTATCCGCGCGCTATGTGTCGCGTGAAATACCAGGGTACGAAGATCTCGACGCAAATGGTACGTGGCATAGAGATCCAAGCTACGGCGAAGTGTGGGTACCCACAGTGGCGGTATCAGCCGGATGGGCACCGTATCACCAAGGACACTGGGCGTGGATTGCCCCCTGGGGATGGACCTGGGTGGACGATGCGCCGTGGGGCTTCGCGCCCTTCCATTATGGTCGTTGGGCCTATATCAGCCATGCGTGGGCCTGGGTGCCGGGACCGATCGTCGCGCAGCCGCCCGTCTATGCACCTGCTTTGGTAGCTTTCGTTGGCGGCGGTAACGGCGGACCACGCTGGGGTGTCGATCTGGCGATTGGCGCAACCGTCGGCGCAGGCATTGCCTGGTTCGCGCTCGGACCGCACGAAGCGTGGCACCCGGCCTATCACTACAGCCCCGCATATTACAATCGCATCAACAACGTGAACATTACCAACGTTCACAACACGACGATCGTCAACAACATCACCAACATCCATAACACTTACATCAACCAGAGCGCGCCTGGCGCCATCACGGCGGTGCCCACCAATACCTTCTTACGCGGCCAACCCGTGGCACAGGCCGCGCGTCCTTTCAATGCTCAGATGTTGGCACATGCACAAATTGGTGCCGGCGCCCCGGCCATTGCACCGGTTCAGCAGAGCTTTGCGGGTGCAATGCGCCCGGCGAACGTCGGCGCGCCGGCCGCGCTCGCACAGCGTCAGGTGGTGGCAACGCGCTCGCCGGTCGTGCCGGCAGCGTTCCACGATACGCTGGCGCAGCGATTCGCGGCAAGCGACGGCAAGGTTCCCGGGGCCGGTGATCCAGTAGTGCGTACGACCGCACCCGCAGCGTTTGCTGCTCGCACCCCAGGCGCCGCGGCCGCTCCGACCGGCTATCGCGTCGTCGATCGCACACAAGTCCACCCGGTGAGCATGCAGGGCGCGTCCGGCCACTCCGTCGAAGTACCCGCAGGTCATTCAGCAGAGCCGCCTCAACTTCCGGGTCGCGGACCCGCGACCCGAAGCGTCCCTAACCCCGTAGCGCCTCGGCCGCAAATCGCCGAACAGCCACACCCAATCCAAGCGCCCGAAAACGGTGTACCGCACCCGCGCGAAGCCGTCGAGCGCGGTCAACCTGTGCAGCATGTGGTTGCGGCACCGCACGCAGAGCAACGGCACAGACAAGTTGAACCGCACACGCAAGCACGCGGCGAAGCGCCGAATGATGAAAAAGCCGTTGAGAAGCCGTATCCGGAAAAAACCGCCGAGCCACGCGCGGAGCCCCACGCCGAACAGCCGACGCACCCGCATCCGGAAGTGCAACACGCTCGGCCGCAGCCTCGCGAGGCAGAGCAACACAAACCTGCGAAAGAACATGGAGAGGAGGAGCATCGGCGCTAA